In Scheffersomyces stipitis CBS 6054 chromosome 8, complete sequence, one DNA window encodes the following:
- a CDS encoding predicted protein, with product MAILPAKTPGTAKQHASGARFRQRKISVKQPLTIYKQKDLPSVDINNSELEPSQVHHLNASASATSQQQRDIHAIETGVDKSEEDEVHLQQVINAAQRALLGSKSTDGKESDKKDTESASVYIPTPDASKIWPDAHKYYADQIFKEPESYIKFSATVEDTVGVEYNMDEDDDKFYSEDLVKNYPKIVPAKKSKNSEENTRKCSELEYEIICDKLEKTIEERQPFLSMDPSNILSYEELSSYIIEEFNSSVKTNNPYVQSASGSIKYISASTLKEKLAKELKYEPFVTEFDKDPDHASLSNVRSIPKLFELFGKPIYDYWKSRKIERKGKLIHPMLKFEDPNANEKDNDNDPYICFRRREFRQARKTRRADALGAERIRLLQKSLHRARDLIMSVAQREILKLENWETENTIFLMRCEGKNLKRSIGVKGDDHLFYPHKRKKVIKSKEEDEEKERKREKRKLDSRESSVLPGNATIGTNAVNKDKNGLQSSLQQSEGTSSNTQPYVKLPPSKIPDMDLVTVSLVLKEKNETIKRAVLEKLRKRKEQDKGFVNLTDDPYQPCFNIQTNENASELSHIPYSSIAAADFHQINNTNYISETLKKLLEEGKKPLPGLKTFRGSNGELIPSKAFPHLSTLLQERINNTKFNSVSYIAQLLANVETNNFSAYNNGYGHQHRRQHPVDNQDESKLSDPILRLRKRGSRGNRTFVDRRGFFMRPDDSEPEKPGNSSIPNVYDSKIDSIKRMDSNWKFDNDLTEYQRGALDPFGMDPSKLNSISDDTQSIRFGAMLLSKS from the exons ATGGCCATCCTCCCGGCCAAAACCCCCGGTACCGCCAAACAACATGCTTCGGGGGCCCGGTTCCGTCAGCGGAAGATTCTGGTAAAGCAGCCGTTGACGATATACAAACAGAAGGATCTCCCCAGTGTAgacatcaacaacagcGAGCTTGAGCCGAGTCAGGTGCACCATCTCAATGCTTCAGCATCAGCAACAAGCCAGCAGCAACGTGACATCCATGCCATCGAGACTGGTGTCGACAAGagcgaagaagatgaagtccATTTGCAACAGGTGATCAACGCTGCGCAACGGGCTTTGCTTGGTTCTAAGCTGACTGATGGAAAAGAGTCCGACAAGAAAGATACGGAGTCAGCTTCTGTGTACATTCCGACTCCGGATGCTTCTAAGATCTGGCCCGATGCCCATAAGTACTATGCTGACCAGATATTCAAAGAACCAGAGAGTTACATTAAGTTCAGTGCAACTGTGGAAGATACCGTAGGTGTAGAGTATAACATggacgaagacgacgacaAATTCTACAGTGAAGATCTTGTGAAGAACTATCCTAAGATCGTTCCTGcgaagaagctgaagaacAGCGAAGAGAACACTCGTAAATGCAGCGAACTAGAGTACGAGATAATCTGCGATAAGCTTGAAAAGaccattgaagaaagacaaCCTTTCCTCTCCATGGATCCAAGCAACATTCTCTCGTACGAAGAACTTTCTTCGTATATTATAGAGGAGTTCAATAGCTCAGTAAAGACAAACAATCCCTACGTTCAATCAGCTAGCGGCTCCATCAAATACATCTCGGCTTCGACATTGAAGGAAAAACTTgccaaagagttgaagtaCGAACCGTTTGTGACGGAATTTGACAAAGATCCCGACCATGCATCTCTATCCAATGTTAGATCAATTCCCAAACTCTTTGAGCTCTTTGGAAAACCCATCTACGACTACTGGAAATCGCGcaaaatagaaagaaaggGCAAACTTATCCACCCCatgttgaagtttgaagaTCCCAACGCCAATGAAAAGGACAACGACAACGATCCGTACATCtgtttcagaagaagagaattcCGTCAAGCCCGTAAAACAAGACGGGCGGATGCTTTGGGCGCTGAACGTATCAGATTGCTCCAGAAATCCTTGCATAGAGCCCGTGACTTGATTATGTCTGTAGCCCAACgagaaatcttgaagttggaaaactgGGAAACCGAGAACACCATCTTTTTGATGCGCTGCGAAGGtaaaaacttgaagagatcCATTGGTGTCAAGGGCGATGACCATTTGTTTTACCCTCACAAGCGGAAAAAGGTCATCAAgtccaaggaagaagacgaagaaaaagaaaggaagagagaaaagagaaaactCGACTCACGCGAATCTTCAGTATTACCTGGAAATGCCACTATCGGCACCAATGCCGTCAACAAGGACAAGAATGGTCTTCAATCTTCATTACAACAATCGGAAGGAACATCTTCCAACACCCAGCCATATGTCAAATTGCCTCCTTCCAAAATCCCCGATATGGATCTTGTTACCGTTTCTTTGGTAttaaaagaaaagaacgAGACCATCAAGAGAGCTGTGTTGGAAAAATTGCGCAAGAGAAAGGAACAAGACAAGGGTTTTGTCAATCTTACCGACGATCCTTACCAGCCTTGTTTCAATATTCAGACAAATGAGAATGCCCTGGAATTAAGCCATATCCCATACTCGTCTATAGCTGCTGCTGACTTTCATCAGATCAACAACACAAATTACATCAGTGAGACATTAAAGAAGCTTTTGGAAGAGGGAAAGAAGCCATTGCCGGGTTTGAAGACGTTTAGAGGCTCCAACGGAGAATTGATTCCTTCAAAGGCGTTCCCCCATTTGCTGACGttacttcaagaacgaatCAACAACACCAAGTTCAATTCCGTGAGCTATATCGCCCAGTTGTTAGCCAATGTAGAAACAAACAACTTCAGTGCATACAACAACGGCTATGGCCATCAACATAGACGCCAACATCCTGTAGACAACCAGGATGAATCCAAGTTATCAGATCCAATTCTCAGGTTGAGAAAGAGAGGAAGTAGAGGCAATCGTACTTTTGTAGACAGAAGAGGATTCTTTATGAGACCAGACGAT TCAGAACCTGAAAAGCCAGGAAATTCTTCGATTCCGAATGTCTATGACTCCAAGATAGATTCCATCAAACGGATGGATTCGAATTGGAAGTTCGACAATGATTTAACGGAATACCAAAGAGGCGCGTTAGATCCATTTGGCATGGATCCTTCGAAGCTCAATTCGATTAGCGACGATACGCAATCCATAAGATTCGGAGCGATGTTGTTATCGAAATCG